Genomic window (Asticcacaulis excentricus CB 48):
CTCAGACCCCGCGCATCATAACGGTAGAGGCGACCGGTGGGTTTTTCTTCGTCATCGTCCATCGACCCAAACCACAGGCGGCCTTTGGCATCAACAAAGCCGTCATTGAGACGGTTGGTAGGCAGGCCCGGCTCGACGTGGCTCAGCAGGGTAAAGGTGCCAGCTTTGGGGTCGAAATCGTAAAGGCCCGTCTTACAGCCGACGACAAAACCGCCGCGGTTTTTGGGGGCGAGGAAGCCTGGTTCGGACGGGGCTAGGAAGGACTGATGCGAACCGATGTCGGGATCGTAGCGGTGGACACGCTTTTGTTTAATATCTACAAACCACAGGGCGTGATCGCGCGCCGACCATACCGGGCCTTCGCCCAGCGTGGCCTTGAGGTCGAAAACACAGGTCGGTTGGAACAGTTGAATCATGGGTATCCTCCGACAGAGAGTGAGGCCCCCTCCCCCACCACCATTTGCTATCGCAAACGGGCCCCTCCCCGCCCAAAGGGGCAGGGAGAAATAAACGAATCAAACTACCGAAACCGCCACGGTGAGGCTTATCGCCAGCCGGCGTCAATCCAGTAGCCGTGGCCGGTGCACAGGGCGGCGTCGTCAGAGGCGAGGAACAGGGCCAGAGAGGCCACGTGCTGCGGCTCGATACGGCCATCGAGGCATTGAGCATCAACAATCTGCTTCTCGCCTTCGGGCGTATACCACTTCATCTGGCGCGGCGTTTTGACATTGCCGGGGATGATGGTGGTGACGCGGATATTGTCGCGGCCCAGCTCACGGGCCAGAGCGCGCGTCATGCCTTCGATACCGGCCTTGGCCGTTTCATAGAGAGTGAGGTCGGGCAGGCCGAGGTGCCAGGAGATCGAGCCGAAATTGATGATGGCCCCGCCACCCGCAGCCTTCATGCCCGGCGCAATGGCACGGGTGACCATCAGCATGTGCTTGAGGTTGACACCGATATTCTTGTCGAAAAATTCCGACGTGATTTCCGCCAGCGAATGACGGTCGTCGCGCGCCGCATTGTTGAGCAGGATCGTCACCGGTCCGTCGGCCTGAATGGTGGCCAGCACTTTTTCCAACGCTGGCGTATCGGTTAGATCGCACCGATGAAACACAGGCGCGACGCCCAGCACCCCAGTGTCTATGGTGGCGGAGACTTCATCGACGAGGTCGATGAAGTGCACCCGGGCACCCTGATTGACGAAGGCCTTGACCAGCCCTCCGCCTATACCCGACCCCCCGCCGGTGATGAGAACCTTACGCCCTTTCAGGCTCGGATAGATGGCAGACGACATGTATTCAGAACTTTCTACAAACAAACAGCGAGGGACATCCCTGAACCTCGTTACAGGCGGTATTCAGGATAGGAATGGGTTATGCCGCGTCAGCCTTGGCCGTCTCGACCTTCAGCAGGCCACGCGAGACGAGGTTCTGCATCAGGGCGACGATACCGAAGGTCCAGGCGCGCGCGTCTTTTGAAGTGGTGACACGGTTTTCAAGCGTACCGAGCTTGGGGGAAGTGACGGTGACAACGTCCCCGACCTTGTGCGTGAAGCCACGACCCGGCGTGTCACGATCCTGCGTCGGTGCAAACAAAGTGCCCAGCATCAGAACGAAACCGTCGGGATAGTGGTGCTCGCTCAGCGCCTGACGGATCAACTCCAGCGGATCACGGCTGATTTGATCCATCGAGGAGCGGCCTTCCAGCACATAGCCTTCCGGGCCGTCGATGCGCAGATCAAGCACAGCTGAACGCACATCATCAATCGTAAAGCCTTCGTCGAACAGGCGGATGAACGGACCCAGCGCACACGAAGCGTTGTTATCCTTGGCTTTGCCGAGCAGCAGAGCGGAGCGGCCTTCGAAGCAGCGAAGATTTACGTCGTTACCCAGGGTGGCCCCCAGCGCGCGGCCCTTCGGATCGACAACCATCACCACTTCAGGTTCCGGATTGTTCCACGTCGAGTCGGAACGCACGCCGACCTCTTCGCCCCAGCCCACCGACGACAGGACCGGCGACTTGGTAAAGACTTCGGCATCCGGGCCGATGGCAACTTCGAGATATTGCGACCACAGGCCGTCGGCGATCAACGCCTCTTTCAGCTTCGCCGCGGCTTCAGTGCCCGGCACGACCGAGCGGATGTCGCCGCCGACACGCGCCGCCAGGTCATCGCGGATGGCCTGAGCTCTGTTGTAATCGCCGCGCGCCCGTTCTTCGATAACGCGCTCGACCGCGGACACGGCAAAGGTCACGCCCGCCGCCTTGACCACCTGAAGGTCGATGGGCGACAGCAGCGTAGATTTCCCTTCCCACGCTTTCTGGAAGGCGAAGTCTTCCAGCTTGCCAAGGCTCTTACCACCAGCGGGGACGCCTTTTTCCGGCCAGTTCGCCAGAAGTTGAGCCACGGTAGGGGCCACAGCGCTCATGTCGAACACCTCTCCCCCCTTGACCAGAACCGGGGTCGGGCCTTCGGGCAGAAGGATGCGGCCCACCAGCGTGGCATCACGCCAATCTACCGGAAGCATGGCGGCGGGGAGGGAATCGGTCATGATGACGCACCTTTGCTTTACGAATCGTCCGGACAGCCGGAAAGAAGGGACTCTGCTCAACCTGTAGCGTCCGGCCGCTAACCACCGGACTTTTTTATATTTTTTCCACACGACCTCGCACGTAACCAAGGCTACGCGGTTAAGCTGTTATGATACCGCTACCATTTCCAGCAGAAGTAGGCACTTGTCAAGAGGCGACACCCTTCGGGTCACATTTTTCGATCCTCAGTCAGTCGCATCTTCGCCAGGCGCCGAAGAGGACTGCCGCTCAATAATCGCGAAGTCACGGATTTCATGCACAGGCGCATAGGGCTGACCCGAACGGCGCGTGCGAATCTGCTCCAGCAGCATCTTCAGCCCCAGCGATGCCATGTCAGAAATCGGCTGACGCACGGTGGTCAGTTCCGGCCACACGGACGAGGCCATAGACGTATCGTCAAAGCCCACAATGGTCACGTCCTTCGGCACCTCAAGACCCAGCCGGTGGGCTGAAGCCACGGCACCAGCGGCCATATCGTCATTGGAAGCAAACAGGGCGGTCGGGCGCTCATCGCGCATCAGCAGGCTCTCGGCGGCATCGAAGCCAGAGCGATAGGTAAAATAGCCCTGCCCGATCAGCTTGTCTTCCGGGGTCAGCCCAGCCTTAGTCAGGGCCGCCATATAGCCCTCATGCCGCAACTGGCTGTAGTAGGAGTTGGGGTTGCCCTTGATAAAGCCGATGCGGCGGTGGCCCAGCGCGATCAGGCGCTGCGTCATGGCGAAGGCCGCCTTGAAATCGTCGATGGATACGCTGGCCGCATCCGGCGACGGGCGCGACGTCGCCACGCCGACAAAAGGCAGGCCCATCTCGCGCAGGGCTTTGGCCACGCGGGTGGAATCGGACAGGGGCGGCGGCAGAACCACGCCATCGACGCCCAACGACTTCAGCTTGTCCAGCACATCGGCCACGCCCTCGGGGCCTTCGCAGCTTTCGATTATGAGCTGACAGCCGCTTTGAGAACTTTGGTGCAGGATGCCCAGAAGCAATTCCGACAGAAAGGACATAGACGGGTTGGAATAGATCAGGGCGATACGCGACGAATCCTGAGAGGCTAAGGAGCGCGCCGCCATGTTCGGCGAGTAATTCAAAGCCTCTATGGCTTCTGCTACCTTTTTGCGCGTTTCTTCGCGGACGTTCTTTTCACCGTTGATGACGCGCGACACGGTCATCGGCGAAACGCCGACGTGCCGGGCCACATCATGGATGGTGACGATGTTGCCGCCGCGACGACTAACCTTACGCGCCAATGC
Coding sequences:
- a CDS encoding SDR family NAD(P)-dependent oxidoreductase, yielding MSSAIYPSLKGRKVLITGGGSGIGGGLVKAFVNQGARVHFIDLVDEVSATIDTGVLGVAPVFHRCDLTDTPALEKVLATIQADGPVTILLNNAARDDRHSLAEITSEFFDKNIGVNLKHMLMVTRAIAPGMKAAGGGAIINFGSISWHLGLPDLTLYETAKAGIEGMTRALARELGRDNIRVTTIIPGNVKTPRQMKWYTPEGEKQIVDAQCLDGRIEPQHVASLALFLASDDAALCTGHGYWIDAGWR
- a CDS encoding fumarylacetoacetate hydrolase family protein is translated as MTDSLPAAMLPVDWRDATLVGRILLPEGPTPVLVKGGEVFDMSAVAPTVAQLLANWPEKGVPAGGKSLGKLEDFAFQKAWEGKSTLLSPIDLQVVKAAGVTFAVSAVERVIEERARGDYNRAQAIRDDLAARVGGDIRSVVPGTEAAAKLKEALIADGLWSQYLEVAIGPDAEVFTKSPVLSSVGWGEEVGVRSDSTWNNPEPEVVMVVDPKGRALGATLGNDVNLRCFEGRSALLLGKAKDNNASCALGPFIRLFDEGFTIDDVRSAVLDLRIDGPEGYVLEGRSSMDQISRDPLELIRQALSEHHYPDGFVLMLGTLFAPTQDRDTPGRGFTHKVGDVVTVTSPKLGTLENRVTTSKDARAWTFGIVALMQNLVSRGLLKVETAKADAA
- a CDS encoding LacI family DNA-binding transcriptional regulator codes for the protein MARKVSRRGGNIVTIHDVARHVGVSPMTVSRVINGEKNVREETRKKVAEAIEALNYSPNMAARSLASQDSSRIALIYSNPSMSFLSELLLGILHQSSQSGCQLIIESCEGPEGVADVLDKLKSLGVDGVVLPPPLSDSTRVAKALREMGLPFVGVATSRPSPDAASVSIDDFKAAFAMTQRLIALGHRRIGFIKGNPNSYYSQLRHEGYMAALTKAGLTPEDKLIGQGYFTYRSGFDAAESLLMRDERPTALFASNDDMAAGAVASAHRLGLEVPKDVTIVGFDDTSMASSVWPELTTVRQPISDMASLGLKMLLEQIRTRRSGQPYAPVHEIRDFAIIERQSSSAPGEDATD